A single genomic interval of Polaribacter vadi harbors:
- the coaE gene encoding dephospho-CoA kinase (Dephospho-CoA kinase (CoaE) performs the final step in coenzyme A biosynthesis.) produces MKIVGLTGGIGSGKTTVAKFFAEFKNVAIYIADVEAKKLMNSSEIIKTKLVKEFGKESFIKGELNRTFIAEIVFKDKEKLAILNGIVHPEVRKHFQKFIENNQDKAYIIYENAILFESKSNIFCDIVVTVYADLNTKINRVIARDSSTKTAVLNRMKSQWSDAKKMLQSNYIIYNEKLEDTVNQVHKIHNILTQ; encoded by the coding sequence ATGAAAATTGTTGGTTTAACAGGTGGTATTGGAAGTGGTAAAACAACTGTTGCAAAATTCTTTGCTGAGTTTAAAAATGTTGCTATTTATATTGCTGATGTAGAAGCCAAAAAGTTAATGAATTCGTCTGAAATTATAAAAACAAAACTTGTAAAAGAGTTTGGAAAAGAGTCTTTTATAAAGGGTGAATTAAATCGTACATTTATTGCAGAAATCGTTTTTAAAGATAAAGAAAAATTAGCTATTTTAAATGGAATTGTACATCCAGAAGTAAGGAAACATTTTCAAAAATTTATAGAGAACAATCAAGACAAAGCATACATTATTTACGAGAATGCTATTTTATTTGAAAGTAAAAGCAATATATTTTGCGATATTGTTGTTACTGTGTATGCAGATTTAAATACTAAAATTAATAGAGTAATTGCCAGAGATTCATCAACCAAAACAGCAGTTTTAAATAGAATGAAAAGTCAATGGAGTGATGCTAAAAAAATGCTACAATCTAACTATATAATCTATAACGAAAAACTCGAAGATACTGTAAATCAGGTTCATAAAATTCATAATATTTTAACACAATAA
- a CDS encoding glycosyltransferase family 2 protein — translation MKTAIVILNWNGQKLLEQFLPSIVNFSANEAEIYVADNASTDSSINYIKEFYPAVKIVQNVVNGGYAKGYNDALQSINADIYCLINSDVEVTENWLSPIIDVFKSDEKTAIIQPKILDYKDQTKFEYAGAAGGFVDLYGYPYCRGRVFNHLEKDNNQFNDISEIFWASGACFFIRSQVYHQLNGFDEDYFAHQEEIDLCWRTQNIGYKVKYVGMSTVFHIGGATLQETNPHKTYLNFRNSLLNIVKNVPKKWFLFVVFSRLILDGIAGIKFLIELRPIHTWSILKAHLSFYKNFFKFLGKRRKLQKKQDYNLHTSIVWQYFFLGRKKFEDLK, via the coding sequence TTGAAAACAGCAATTGTCATATTAAATTGGAATGGTCAAAAACTACTTGAACAGTTTTTGCCATCAATCGTAAATTTTAGCGCTAATGAAGCCGAAATTTATGTAGCTGACAATGCTTCTACAGATAGTTCTATCAATTATATAAAAGAGTTTTATCCTGCTGTAAAAATTGTTCAAAATGTTGTAAATGGTGGTTATGCAAAAGGGTATAATGATGCTTTACAGTCGATTAATGCCGATATTTATTGCTTAATTAATTCTGATGTTGAAGTTACCGAAAATTGGCTTTCTCCTATTATAGATGTTTTTAAAAGTGATGAAAAAACAGCCATCATTCAACCAAAAATTTTAGATTATAAAGATCAAACTAAGTTTGAATATGCAGGTGCTGCAGGTGGTTTTGTAGATTTATATGGATATCCTTATTGTAGAGGACGCGTTTTTAATCACCTTGAAAAAGATAACAATCAATTTAACGATATTTCTGAAATTTTTTGGGCTTCTGGAGCTTGTTTTTTTATTCGCTCTCAAGTTTATCATCAACTAAATGGTTTTGATGAAGATTATTTTGCACATCAAGAAGAAATTGATTTGTGCTGGCGAACTCAAAACATTGGTTATAAGGTTAAATATGTAGGTATGTCAACAGTTTTTCATATTGGTGGAGCTACTTTACAAGAAACAAATCCTCATAAAACATATTTAAACTTTCGAAATAGTTTATTAAATATAGTGAAAAATGTGCCTAAAAAATGGTTCTTGTTTGTTGTATTTTCTCGATTAATTTTAGACGGAATTGCAGGAATTAAATTCTTGATTGAATTAAGGCCAATCCATACTTGGTCGATTCTTAAAGCGCATTTAAGTTTTTATAAGAACTTTTTTAAATTTTTAGGAAAACGTAGAAAACTTCAGAAAAAACAAGACTATAACTTACATACAAGCATTGTTTGGCAATATTTCTTTTTGGGTAGAAAAAAATTTGAAGATCTAAAGTAA
- the yajC gene encoding preprotein translocase subunit YajC, producing MDSGTLASMLPFAAMILVLYFFMIRPQMSKAKKEKSFQAEIKKGAKVVTSSGIHGKIAEINTTDNTITIETGAGKIKFERAAISMELSKQYLAAPAVKK from the coding sequence ATGGATTCAGGAACATTAGCAAGTATGTTGCCTTTTGCAGCAATGATTTTAGTCTTATACTTTTTTATGATAAGACCACAAATGTCAAAAGCAAAAAAAGAAAAATCTTTTCAAGCAGAAATTAAAAAAGGAGCAAAAGTGGTTACTTCAAGTGGTATTCATGGTAAAATTGCTGAAATAAATACAACAGACAATACAATTACAATTGAAACTGGTGCAGGTAAAATTAAATTTGAACGTGCAGCAATTTCTATGGAATTAAGCAAACAATATTTAGCAGCACCTGCTGTAAAGAAATAA
- a CDS encoding response regulator transcription factor, whose translation MGSKKILLVEDDPNFGTVLKDYLALNDYNVTHAKDGIEGLIMFKNSDYDLCILDVMMPRKDGFSLAQDIRVTNKEVPIIFLTAKTLKEDVLKGYAVGADDYLNKPFDSEVLLHKIKAILQRKESDKSAESEQFEFKIGNFFFNSKLRHLSIGEDGEPNKLSPKESKLLRMLAIHKNDLMPRELALTKIWRDDNYFTSRSMDVYIAKLRKYLKDDDLVEILNIHGEGFRLVDKS comes from the coding sequence ATGGGAAGTAAAAAAATATTATTAGTTGAAGACGATCCAAATTTCGGAACTGTTTTAAAAGATTATTTAGCGTTAAATGATTATAATGTAACACACGCAAAAGACGGTATAGAAGGTTTAATCATGTTTAAAAACAGCGATTATGACTTATGTATTTTAGATGTTATGATGCCAAGAAAAGATGGTTTTTCTTTAGCACAAGACATTAGAGTTACCAATAAAGAAGTGCCAATTATTTTCTTAACAGCAAAAACATTAAAAGAAGATGTTTTAAAAGGATATGCTGTTGGTGCAGATGATTATTTAAACAAACCTTTCGATTCTGAAGTGTTATTGCATAAAATTAAAGCGATTTTACAACGCAAAGAATCTGATAAATCTGCTGAATCAGAGCAGTTCGAATTTAAAATTGGTAATTTTTTCTTCAATTCTAAATTGCGTCATTTATCTATTGGTGAAGATGGTGAACCAAATAAATTGTCGCCAAAAGAAAGCAAATTGTTACGCATGTTAGCAATTCATAAAAACGATTTAATGCCAAGAGAATTAGCACTTACAAAAATCTGGAGAGATGATAACTACTTTACTTCTAGAAGTATGGATGTTTACATCGCAAAATTACGTAAGTATTTAAAAGACGATGATTTGGTGGAGATTTTAAATATTCATGGAGAAGGTTTTAGATTGGTAGATAAATCTTAA
- a CDS encoding L-threonylcarbamoyladenylate synthase: MAEFIKIYNENPNQKAIDKIVKVLKNDGVIIYPTDTVYGLGCDINSNKALERIALMKGVKLEKAKFSFICDSLSHLSDYVKQIDSPTFKILKRALPGPYTFILPGSNNLPKVFKKKKTVGIRIPDSNIVKAIVSSLGNPIVSTSIRDDDDVLEYTTDPELIFEKWENLVDLVVDGGYGDNYASTIIDLTGDEPEVVREGKGSLEIL, encoded by the coding sequence ATGGCAGAATTTATAAAAATTTATAACGAAAATCCTAATCAGAAAGCAATTGATAAAATTGTAAAGGTTTTAAAAAACGATGGTGTAATTATTTATCCTACAGATACTGTTTACGGTTTAGGGTGTGATATTAACAGCAACAAGGCCTTAGAAAGAATTGCTTTGATGAAAGGAGTAAAATTAGAGAAAGCAAAATTTTCTTTTATTTGCGATAGTTTAAGCCATTTATCAGATTATGTAAAGCAAATCGATTCTCCTACATTTAAAATATTAAAACGAGCTTTACCTGGTCCTTACACATTTATTTTGCCAGGAAGTAATAATTTACCGAAAGTTTTTAAGAAGAAGAAGACAGTCGGAATTCGTATTCCTGATAGCAATATTGTAAAAGCAATTGTTTCTTCTTTAGGCAACCCAATCGTTTCTACTTCGATTAGAGATGATGATGATGTTTTAGAATATACTACAGATCCAGAATTAATTTTCGAGAAATGGGAGAATTTGGTAGATTTAGTTGTTGATGGTGGTTATGGAGATAATTACGCATCTACAATTATCGATTTAACTGGAGATGAACCAGAAGTTGTTAGAGAAGGAAAAGGAAGTTTAGAGATACTTTAA
- a CDS encoding DUF1573 domain-containing protein translates to MKKVSILFAFIISSSLFISCGNGNNASTKINSDNLESAKSRDTEIKNGAASISFENPVYDFGTVNEGEVIETTFKLTNSGKTDLVITDAQVTCGCTVPVWPKKPIKPGESEEIQVRFNTNGKQNRQQKNITLITNTESGREILTLKGMVTPKVQ, encoded by the coding sequence ATGAAAAAAGTATCAATACTATTCGCTTTTATAATTTCTTCAAGCCTATTTATTTCTTGTGGAAATGGTAATAACGCATCTACTAAAATTAATAGCGATAATTTAGAAAGTGCAAAATCTAGAGACACAGAAATTAAAAATGGAGCAGCTTCTATTTCTTTCGAAAACCCTGTGTACGATTTTGGAACTGTAAATGAAGGAGAAGTTATAGAAACTACTTTTAAATTAACAAATTCAGGAAAAACAGATTTGGTCATTACAGATGCACAAGTAACTTGTGGTTGTACAGTACCAGTTTGGCCTAAAAAACCAATTAAACCAGGAGAATCTGAAGAAATTCAAGTAAGGTTTAATACCAATGGTAAACAAAACAGACAACAAAAAAACATTACCTTAATTACAAACACAGAGTCTGGAAGAGAGATTTTAACGTTGAAAGGAATGGTAACACCAAAAGTTCAATAA
- a CDS encoding sensor histidine kinase — MGKKMFVLIVVLMSVSLMGIIAVQLYWINNAVESKNEQFTNDVQKSLGSVAERINEKEESQLNSQIQDIINEKASADNAQIKNFLIQQIDTTNNRKITFGTTVLEENFEIPLDFLDNESIIYTRVYSKKDFSQTSIIKGVDDLFKPIEEKRFSFTSRSKKVEEALFADAMDVYKKYYPINQRVNNRELNETIKEELQKRNINLDFKYGVYGSDGLATKIKSGYYTLNTKESYPYPLFMDEYNVPEYILHVTFPTKNKHILSGISGILLLSLFFILIIIIAFSSSLYQLIKQKKISEIKTDFINNMTHEFKTPIATINLAIDSIKNPKIINDTEKVIRYVNMIRDENKRMHKQVENVLRISKLEKNQLDISTEIIDIHEVIEDAINHVSLLIDDKKGTVNTHFQAITSEINGNEFHLTNVLVNILENGIKYTQGAPKIDVYTESANKFFIIKIKDEGIGMSKSVQKQVFDKFYREQKGNVHDVKGHGLGLAYVKEIVEKHHGTVFVESEKGEGSIFTVKLPLI, encoded by the coding sequence ATGGGCAAGAAAATGTTTGTTCTTATTGTAGTTTTAATGAGCGTTTCCCTGATGGGAATTATCGCTGTTCAGCTCTATTGGATTAACAATGCTGTAGAAAGTAAAAATGAGCAATTTACCAATGATGTTCAAAAATCTCTAGGTAGTGTTGCAGAGAGAATCAACGAAAAAGAAGAAAGTCAACTTAATAGTCAGATACAAGATATTATTAACGAGAAAGCTTCTGCAGACAATGCACAAATTAAGAATTTTTTAATTCAACAAATTGATACAACAAACAATAGAAAAATAACTTTTGGAACGACAGTTTTAGAAGAGAATTTTGAAATTCCGTTAGATTTTTTAGATAATGAAAGTATTATTTATACGAGAGTATATAGTAAAAAAGATTTTTCTCAAACAAGTATCATAAAAGGAGTTGATGATTTATTTAAACCTATAGAAGAAAAACGTTTTTCTTTTACAAGCAGATCAAAAAAAGTAGAGGAAGCTTTATTTGCTGATGCTATGGATGTTTATAAAAAATATTATCCTATAAATCAACGAGTAAATAATAGAGAGTTAAATGAAACGATAAAAGAGGAATTACAAAAGCGAAATATAAATTTAGATTTTAAGTATGGTGTTTATGGAAGTGATGGCTTAGCAACCAAAATAAAATCTGGTTATTATACACTTAATACAAAAGAGAGTTATCCTTATCCATTATTTATGGATGAATATAATGTTCCAGAATATATTTTACATGTAACGTTTCCAACAAAAAATAAGCATATTTTATCAGGTATTTCTGGTATCTTACTATTATCCTTATTTTTTATATTGATAATTATTATCGCATTTTCAAGTTCTTTATATCAATTGATAAAACAGAAGAAAATTTCAGAAATTAAAACTGATTTTATCAATAACATGACACATGAATTTAAAACACCAATTGCTACCATTAATTTAGCAATCGATTCTATTAAGAATCCAAAAATTATTAATGATACAGAAAAAGTAATTCGTTATGTAAATATGATTCGTGACGAAAATAAAAGAATGCACAAGCAAGTAGAAAATGTTTTGCGTATTTCTAAATTAGAAAAAAATCAATTAGACATCAGTACAGAGATTATAGATATTCATGAAGTTATAGAAGATGCAATTAATCATGTTAGCCTTTTAATCGATGATAAAAAAGGAACTGTTAATACACATTTTCAAGCAATTACATCAGAAATAAATGGAAACGAATTTCATTTAACAAACGTTTTGGTGAATATTTTAGAAAATGGAATAAAATACACGCAAGGAGCACCAAAAATTGATGTATATACAGAAAGTGCCAATAAATTTTTTATTATCAAAATAAAAGATGAAGGAATAGGAATGAGTAAAAGTGTTCAAAAACAGGTCTTTGATAAATTTTACAGAGAGCAAAAAGGAAACGTACATGACGTAAAAGGGCATGGTTTAGGTTTGGCTTATGTAAAAGAAATTGTAGAAAAACATCATGGAACAGTTTTTGTAGAAAGTGAAAAAGGAGAAGGAAGCATATTCACAGTAAAATTACCTTTAATTTAA
- a CDS encoding CdaR family protein — MIWLLITFSKEYTTVITYPVNYNNIAQDKLLQEIPIKKIDLSITATGFKILRAKLATKKINLDASRLRKKSASKFYFLPRNQTTKIQKQLLNGIVLEEIMQDTIFLSLGVLTSKKVALKPKVDITYHIGYDLLNQLKVTPDSIVISGPKDQLNSIEHLNLSPLTLKGVKGSFTEEVSILKSEKQKNLKFKNTKVTITGKVDKFTEGTIQVPFIIKNLPENTNLTILQDKVEIVYVVALSNFAKVSETSFIVECDYAMAVKNEVGYLIPKIKTEIDFIKNIKIIPSKIDFLIQK; from the coding sequence TTGATTTGGTTATTAATTACTTTTTCTAAAGAATACACAACAGTTATTACGTATCCTGTAAATTATAATAATATTGCACAAGATAAATTGTTGCAAGAAATTCCTATAAAAAAAATAGATCTTTCTATTACAGCAACTGGTTTTAAAATTTTACGAGCTAAATTAGCCACGAAAAAAATTAATTTAGATGCCTCTAGGTTGAGGAAAAAAAGCGCTTCAAAATTTTATTTTCTTCCAAGAAATCAAACTACAAAAATTCAAAAACAATTATTAAATGGTATTGTTTTAGAAGAAATAATGCAAGACACAATTTTTTTAAGTTTAGGTGTTTTAACTTCTAAAAAAGTAGCATTAAAACCAAAAGTAGATATTACGTATCATATTGGTTATGATTTGTTAAACCAGCTTAAGGTAACTCCAGATTCTATTGTAATTTCTGGGCCAAAAGATCAATTAAATAGCATTGAACATCTTAATTTAAGTCCTTTAACGTTAAAAGGTGTAAAAGGTAGCTTTACAGAAGAAGTGTCAATCTTAAAATCTGAAAAACAGAAGAATTTAAAATTTAAAAATACGAAAGTTACTATTACTGGTAAAGTAGATAAGTTTACGGAAGGTACTATTCAAGTTCCTTTTATTATTAAAAATTTACCAGAAAACACTAATTTAACTATTTTACAAGATAAAGTAGAAATTGTATATGTAGTTGCATTGTCTAATTTTGCAAAAGTATCAGAAACATCTTTTATTGTAGAATGCGATTATGCAATGGCTGTTAAAAATGAAGTTGGTTATTTAATTCCTAAGATAAAAACGGAAATAGATTTTATAAAAAACATAAAAATAATTCCTAGTAAAATTGATTTTTTAATTCAAAAATAA